A region from the Corynebacterium tuberculostearicum genome encodes:
- a CDS encoding AbfB domain-containing protein, which produces MNFSLKRLFAGVLSGLAFMNLGVSPALGADDVDITAGDGGIIQKECGTSSEYIRVDSSSLSGSRACFFLTKQTGWVAINITGSYGIVNELKVPVAVAFKLPGGDVYWQRVVKPGGVQNIDVDRRGSTVVEIQVTPVATSTGAATGNLDIDAESPNVVSLRSAGRNAAGRILRLSWSGVELSTLDRNSKFNDRLDGSFKVVPALDGSQCISLEAAAYPGVYLTMRTNGTVSALSSPSPQGATWCPSAVSETPTGTRLSSALNQSRVLTTRGSQGVTTTSSKSAESVWFIDQALALPGK; this is translated from the coding sequence ATGAACTTTTCTCTTAAACGTCTTTTTGCAGGCGTACTTTCTGGTTTAGCGTTTATGAATCTAGGCGTATCTCCTGCATTGGGCGCAGACGATGTGGATATCACTGCCGGCGATGGCGGGATTATCCAAAAGGAATGCGGTACGTCTTCTGAATACATTCGTGTCGATTCGTCTTCCCTGTCTGGCTCTCGAGCTTGTTTTTTCTTGACGAAGCAGACTGGTTGGGTTGCGATTAACATTACCGGTTCCTACGGAATTGTTAATGAGCTTAAAGTACCGGTGGCGGTTGCTTTTAAACTCCCTGGCGGTGATGTCTACTGGCAGCGTGTCGTTAAACCCGGAGGTGTACAAAACATCGATGTTGATCGCCGTGGTTCTACCGTTGTGGAAATTCAAGTTACGCCGGTTGCGACTTCTACCGGAGCCGCAACCGGAAATCTAGATATCGACGCTGAGTCCCCGAATGTCGTTAGCTTGCGTTCTGCAGGGCGCAATGCAGCAGGAAGAATTCTTCGTCTTTCTTGGTCTGGGGTTGAGCTATCCACGCTTGATAGAAACTCAAAGTTTAACGATCGACTTGATGGTTCATTTAAAGTAGTCCCAGCTTTAGACGGCTCCCAATGCATATCGCTTGAGGCCGCTGCATATCCTGGCGTATATCTGACGATGCGAACAAATGGAACGGTATCAGCACTGTCTTCCCCTTCTCCCCAAGGAGCTACGTGGTGTCCTTCCGCAGTCAGTGAAACTCCTACGGGAACGCGATTGTCTTCGGCTCTAAACCAGTCTCGCGTTCTGACAACACGAGGTTCCCAAGGCGTAACGACAACTTCATCCAAAAGTGCTGAATCTGTGTGGTTTATTGACCAAGCGTTAGCACTTCCAGGAAAGTAA